Below is a window of Variovorax sp. TBS-050B DNA.
TGCTCGAGGCGCTGCGCGCGCGCGGCGTCGATGCGCACGCCTTCGACCCCTCGCAGCGCGACCTGGTCGAGCTCCGCCGCGAAGGCTTCGCGCGCTGCTTCATCGCGCTGCACGGGCGGCACGGCGAGGACGGCACGGTGCAGGGCGCGCTCGAACTGCTCGGCATTCCCTACACCGGCTCGGGCGTGATGGCCTCGAGCGTGGCGATGGACAAGGTCATGACCAAGCGCATCTGGCAGGCCGACGGCCTGCCCACGCCGAAGTACGTGCGCCTGGCCTTCGACCAGCAGAGCCGCGAGCAGGTGCGCGCGGTGCCCGACGTGCTCGGCCTGCCGCTGATCGTGAAGCCGCCGCGCGAGGGCTCGTCGATCGGCGTCACCAAGGTCGAGGGCTATTCGCAGATGCAGGATGCGGTGGCGCTTTCCGCGAAGTACGACGCCGACGTGCTCTGCGAGGAGTTCATCGAAGGCGAGGAAGTGACCTGCGCCGTGCTCGGCAGCGGCCTCGACGCGCATGCGCTGCCGGTGGTGCGCATCGCCGCGCCCCAAGGCGCCTACGACTACCAGAACAAGTACTTCACCGACGACGTGAAGTACCACTGCCCGAGCGGGCTGCCCGAGGCCGAGGAGCAGGAGATCCGCCGCATCACGCTGGCGGCCTACCGCAC
It encodes the following:
- a CDS encoding D-alanine--D-alanine ligase encodes the protein MSLQQDPRQFGKVAVLLGGSSAERDISLMSGQGVLEALRARGVDAHAFDPSQRDLVELRREGFARCFIALHGRHGEDGTVQGALELLGIPYTGSGVMASSVAMDKVMTKRIWQADGLPTPKYVRLAFDQQSREQVRAVPDVLGLPLIVKPPREGSSIGVTKVEGYSQMQDAVALSAKYDADVLCEEFIEGEEVTCAVLGSGLDAHALPVVRIAAPQGAYDYQNKYFTDDVKYHCPSGLPEAEEQEIRRITLAAYRTLGCRGWGRADVMIRASDRKPFLLEMNTSPGMTSHSLVPMSARAAGIPYEDLCVRVLASASLDAAAGGPSP